Proteins encoded together in one Carya illinoinensis cultivar Pawnee chromosome 3, C.illinoinensisPawnee_v1, whole genome shotgun sequence window:
- the LOC122304096 gene encoding uncharacterized protein At1g03900: MEKKDENSKIEEIMEKEEKNSKVEESVDENEETESIELVLFQVSECYVYIIPPRKSAASYRADEWDVNKWAWDGLLKVISKGEECIIRLEDKTTGELYARAFLRNGEPHPVEPVIDSSRYFVLRIEENIGGRLRHAFIGIGFRERTEAYDFQAALHDHMKYLNKKKTAEEMERHYQQTSLVDYSLKDGETLVLQIKNKSGRSANSKFFEQGLNNPSEEKGKQKEPIISIKPPPPPPAPVSPAATVQKLPTNMPPKFNLEETPQELVKGDAKDQISPENHTIQDIPDDDFGDFQTAG; encoded by the exons ATGGAAAAGAAGGACGAGAATTCTAAGATTGAAGAAATCATGGAAAAGGAGGAGAAGAATTCTAAGGTTGAAGAAAGCGTGGATGAGAATGAAGAAACAGAATCAATAGAGCTTGTTCTCTTCCAAGTTTCTGAATGTTACGTGTATATA ATACCCCCAAGGAAATCTGCTGCTTCCTACAG GGCTGATGAGTGGGATGTGAACAAATGGGCTTGGGACGGGTTGCTGAAAGTCATTAGCAAGGGAGAAGAGTGCATTATCAGACTTGAAGATAAGACCACAG gTGAATTATATGCTCGGGCATTTTTGCGAAATGGAGAACCACATCCAGTAGAACCTGTAATTGATAGCAGCAG ATATTTTGTTCTTCGCATTGAAGAGAACATTG GTGGTCGACTTCGGCATGCTTTCATTGGCATAGGATTTCGAGAAAGAACAGAAGCTTATGATTTCCAGGCAGCCCTGCATGACCACATGAA atatttgaacaaaaagaaaactgcAGAAGAGATGGAACGGCATTACCAGCAAACTTCTTTGGTAGACTACAGTTTAAAAGATGGGGAGACTCTTGTACTCCAAATAAAGAAC AAAAGTGGTCGCAGTGCGAATTCCAAATTTTTTGAGCAGGGTCTGAACAATCCCTCCGAGGAAAAGGGGAAACAGAAAGAACCCATAATTTCTATCAAACCACCGCCACCTCCTCCAGCTCCGGTCTCCCCTGCTGCTACTGTTCAGAAGTTACCAACAAACATGCCACCAAAGTTCAATCTTGAGGAGACTCCTCAAGAATTAGTAAAAGGAGATGCCAAAGATCAAATTTCTCCTGAAAATCACACTATACAGGATATTCCAGATGATGATTTCGGGGATTTTCAAACGGCTGGGTGA
- the LOC122304094 gene encoding protein trichome birefringence-like 42: protein MGVTSTINEKWRFCIFACFVGSIILLSCLKPDEDGINLSASRNITITMTWSNDSNQPSSSGMQFLQLSNATEQRKNVNEKEESCNIFDGKWVYDPTSSPLYHGSQCPFLSEQVSCQRNGRPDSEYEKWSWEAKGCRIPSFNGTNMLERLKGKRVVIVGDSINGNQWESLVCLLHSTISSSRTHTDMNIHDNIFRAEEYNCSVEFYRSSFLVQLEGNKENGGRILRLDKLSDWEKKCRGADIMVFNTGHWWVHGGRLKRWDLFQYKGKVVEEMEVQSAFGMAMKTWARWIDRNVDKTKTKVFFRSFSPVHYGKQRCYNQTQPIMDESYVAKSPNPIVEVVERTIRRMRTPVRYLNITKLSQYRKDGHTTGFTIRQKTLPKAMKQSQRKFRGDCSHWCLPGVPDTWNRLLFASMVMDNSSDTS from the exons ATGGGGGTAACTTCCACCATAAATGAAAAATGGAGGTTCTGTATATTTGCATGCTTCGTAGGCTCCATCATCCTGCTTTCCTGTCTGAAACCTGACGAAGACGGGATAAACCTTTCGGCTTCCAGAAACATTACCATAACTATGACATGGTCCAATGACTCGAACCAACCTTCATCATCTGGCATGCAATTCTTGCAACTATCGAACGCaacagaacaaagaaaaaacgtAAACGAGAAAGAAGAAAGCTGCAATATCTTCGACGGAAAATGGGTATATGATCCAACATCAAGTCCTTTATATCATGGATCACAGTGTCCATTTCTTAGTGAACAAGTTAGTTGCCAAAGGAATGGGAGGCCAGATTCTGAATACGAAAAATGGAGCTGGGAAGCCAAGGGGTGTCGGATTCCGAG CTTTAATGGTACAAACATGTTAGAGAGACTTAAAGGGAAGAGAGTAGTTATAGTTGGGGACTCAATCAATGGAAACCAGTGGGAGTCGCTTGTTTGCCTTCTTCACTCTACTATTTCTTCCTCACGAACTCACACTGACATGAACATACATGACAATATTTTCCGAGCGGAG GAGTATAATTGTTCTGTTGAATTCTATCGAAGCTCCTTTCTAGTACAATTGGAAGGAAACAAAGAAAATGGTGGCCGAATTCTAAGGTTAGACAAGCTTTCTGACTGGGAAAAGAAATGTCGTGGCGCTGATATTATGGTATTTAACACTGGTCATTGGTGGGTGCATGGTGGTAGGTTAAAAAG GTGGGACTTGTTTCAATATAAAGGAAAGGTGGTGGAGGAGATGGAGGTCCAATCAGCATTTGGGATGGCAATGAAGACCTGGGCTCGTTGGATTGATCGCAACGTAGACAAGACCAAGACAAAGGTCTTTTTTCGAAGCTTTTCACCAGTACATTATGGGAAGCAGAGGTGCTACAATCAAACCCAACCCATCATGGATGAGTCTTATGTAGCAAAATCTCCCAATCCGATTGTAGAGGTTGTTGAGAGAACAATTAGACGCATGAGGACACCAGTGAGGTACTTGAACATCACAAAACTATCACAATATCGAAAAGATGGGCATACAACAGGATTCACAATAAGGCAAAAGACGCTGCCAAAGGCAATGAAACAGAGTCAACGAAAGTTTCGTGGTGATTGCAGCCACTGGTGTTTGCCCGGAGTGCCGGATACATGGAACAGGCTACTATTTGCATCTATGGTCATGGACAACTCTAGTGACACCTCTTAG